A genomic segment from Tachypleus tridentatus isolate NWPU-2018 unplaced genomic scaffold, ASM421037v1 Hic_cluster_2, whole genome shotgun sequence encodes:
- the LOC143242243 gene encoding uncharacterized protein LOC143242243: MENTKKNVFGKDPYFGLGFDSGLNLRSGLGRGTRTARQSEMQFGTNRRGRRLDSELRRNEIFIWMHKITLLDDNWIRILADRNDILKSYIYSNNTRRLYSASKIYS; this comes from the exons AtggaaaatacaaaaaagaatgTGTTTGGAAAAGACCCATACTTTGGCTTGGGTTTTGACAGTGGCCTTAACTTAAGAAGTGGGTTGGGAAGAGGAACACGAACAGCAAGACAATCAGAAATGCAATTCGGAACTAATCGAAGAGGAAGAAGATTGGATAGTGAACTAAgaagaaatgaaatttttatttggatGCATAAAATCACACTGCTGGATGATAATTG GATCCGGATTCTCGCTGACAGAAATGATATTCTGAAGTCTTACATTTATTCAAATAACACCAGAAGGTTATATAGTgcaagtaaaatatattcttga